Within Catharus ustulatus isolate bCatUst1 chromosome 5, bCatUst1.pri.v2, whole genome shotgun sequence, the genomic segment AGCACTCCCGGCCGGAAGGAGAAGCCTGCTAAAGGGAGAGAGTCCAAGGGTGCTGGGAACGTGCAGACAGAAAGCAGGGCTCAGAGAAcgagggaagagagctctgaAGATGACACTGAGGTTTCTGACATGCTGAGGAGTGGCAGATCCAAGCAGTTCTATAACCAGACTTATGGAGGAGGCAGAAGGCCCAGACCTGACCGGGGTTATTCCAGCAGAGGAGGATACCAGTTCCAAAGAAACGAGGAGGCCTGGAAAGGACCacccagcagaagcagagatGATGGCTACCAGTATCAGAGAAACTTTAGAGGGCAGCCATATAGGAATGACAGAAGACGGGCAACACTGGGAGATAATCAGAGGGGGCAGCAAGCATAAAATGAGTGGATAATTGGAAAATTTAAGAAGCAAAAAGTGATTTGAAGTAGCagtttaaaatcttaatttctttttagtgAAGTTCAATGATATGTTTAATTTTTGGCTAATTTTTGGCAAGTAAAGACTAGGAGGATGTAAAGTCCTACCAtagggtttttgggggggacTCTAGAGTTTGTCTGGCTTAGCAGTTTTTCTTCAATgtcaaattagaaaaaaaaataggtttagtgtttgaaaatttttttccccacaaagatTTGTGTTTGTGATAGAAGATGGGTATGTGCGTTTACTAGAGTGACAAATGACAGCATTTGATGTGATCTAGATTCTAAAATTGACGGTAACATTGCACcaaatataaatgtatattttatcATACAATGCCTTAGTTCTGAACTGAGCTAAAGGAATTCTCAGCCTACTGCACTGTTGTCTCTGATATGCTTCCAACCCAAAGGCCTTTcatctcaaaaagaaaaaatatctgtcAAACTTGAATGTTTCTCTTGTGTGTTACACGTATGGCAGCCAGCTAACCCTGTGTCTTAGGTATGTTGTATATAGTTCTTTTCATAATCATAGGgtatatttttgaattttaaaaagcatttatttgttGAAATCAAAATCAAGACAAGCAGTCAAGAATACCTGTGTATGAACTGATAAGAATGGCTGTTTCCACCATGAGATCTTCTTAATGCTGGTGTGACTAGAATGGTGCCTATGCCAACTGAATTATtacaaagacaataaaaatgtaGATGCTAtgcatttccaaaataattctgcatCTGTTATAATAGCAGAAGTTTTTTTAATGCCACTTTAACACTAATGCACTGACAAATCTTAGATATTTTGTGAGGAGATGCATAAAGTACGTGTTACGTTTTTTTAAGTTTGTACGATTGAGCTACTGTTCAGTATTCTTTTGTTGTTGCACTGTTGATGTTTTGCATGTACAACTCCTTGCTGGAACtacttttaaaagcaagaatGGAGAGTCTCAgtgtgctctgctcttccctaCAATTCAGAAGAAAGTGGCTTCTGCCTTATATTTTTACACTGTGTCAGAGTTCTGATGCTGTTTCTTCTGAGCCCAGTTACGATCTCCGCAGTGTTCCTGTTGCCTTTGCAGTCTGGATGTTCAGCTGTCCAGGCTCGGAGAGTGCAGTGTGCACAGTATTCACTCAGCTCTGTTGCTCTGTAAAATTGAACTGttgtgtatatttttatatctctGTATACAGTAGTGTAGGTGATGGTACCCATTCATTGTGTCTGAGATTGTACACCCTTGGTGCAGAAACCAGAGTGATAGTTACATGATAAAGAGTTTGTTTTCAGATGCATGCTATGTATAAAActctaattaaaataaatgttttgtcttttcacttgctttctaaattatatttatgtatttaaaccTATTGTAATGGCATTAAGTGAAGTGTTGTTCTTACAGAGCCAGTCGTAGTAAGCAGCAGAATGATGAACAGGATGTGGCaagcagcaaacaaaaagaagcCATAAACTGAATTTGGAGTTTTGTTCATAGGGGTAAAGGTCATGCTGgaggctttttggttttttttttttttcatctaaatACTTTTTCATTCAGAAATATATTCAGGATTTCAAAAGCAGCAACCTTCACCTTTTCAGGTTCAGAAGGAAGCAAGCACTGGGGGATTTAACTGTTGTGACCATTGTGATTCTCTGTTTATTTCAACTCCTTTCAAAAACATAAAGAAGGCTACTTGTTGTAAAGAGGGCTGCTTGTTGAGTTTACTGGTGAATTTTAAACTCTGAACTCCAGCTGTACCCCAAATTTGTGCAGCAGTCACTGAACTAATCATTCCGTCCTAGAGCAGGTAGTTCACGAGCTTTGTTGCAAGAATGAAGGCAGCAACAGTTCCTACAGAAATCTGTTGGGAAATACTGGGGAAGAGAGGCATGGCAGTAACTGGGAGGGATGTGCTTTCAGAATTGGCTTCTAAAACCCACCATCTTTCAGCTGGGCCTACATTGCCTCACTGCTGTAGGACAGTGAAGGACTGGAAGGTGAAGATGTATTTTCTCCAATGCTGATCAGGTAAGTCTGGTTTCCTCTCTTGCTGAAGGAGCAGTAGACTGATTAGCCCAACTTCTGGCCTGGGGCAAGATGTTTTAGATTGCAGGATCCTCCTTTTAATATACATAGTCTTCAGCATATAATGAGCTGTGAcacagctgagccacatcttTACCTTATCCTTATTACAACTGATTAAGAGAAGATTGCACAACTCCAGTCCAAAGGGAGTTAAGCTGTGCAGAGGAGAACAAGTTTAGTCAGCCTTTGGAAGATTTTGTGTGACCAGGGTGGTTGTGTAAGGATGGATTAAATACATGCACTTCTTTAGGGagtcccactgctgctgtagTACATTGCTGTAAAGATGCATTGCTGTTACAAGACGGAGGTAGATAATGCTCAGTACTGCCAAAGTTATGAGATAACCATGTTAATAACACACAAAATGGCAGAAAGCCCCCAGAAAGTTCCACTCCTTTCTGTAGCTTCTGAGGCAAAAATGTAAACAAGGAACACAGCCATGCTTTCTCATACTGTTTTTCACATGCCAATGAAGGCAGAGAACTGTTGGAATGGAAAATACCCTTTTTTACTTTTAAGGTACATAGCTGTAAGTTGTTTTTATGTGTTTGCTTAAGTAAAGCAGGAACCTTTACATTTTCCCTCTGGTTCCCTGAAGGATCTTAATGTATAtggaagtaaataaaaaaactgttaaaaacttattttcttttttgttgtagCTTTTACTTTAGGAAAAATTCCTGCATCTCAGCCTTATAAAAACTTCATGGAAGAGTGAGTTGGATAGATGCAAAGCATGTTTCTATTTCTTAATATTATTTCACTGATTATTTTTGTCTTACTAGGTTTGAGAACATGCACAGGTTAAAGAAGGTGTAGCTACCTTCCTTTGCATTCCTTGTACTGCGTCTTCCGTGTGCGCTACAGTCTGAGAAAAGGGTGTGTGATTGAAGAAATTCTGCAATGTCACAGAAGAGTTTAAGTTAGGtgggtattttatttttgaaaccCTCAGCCAGAGAGATTCAACCTTTTTAAAAGAGTTGCTCCTGTAGCATGACATTCTTAGTAAACTTCCCTCTTATACAGAAAAGAGcttcaaagatttattttaaaatgaggaaGTTCAGTCAGTACTTGGTACATGAGTAGGATATATTGAATTGAAAATCTTccttaaattttgaaaaatcaggAGACCCATTTGCACAATTTCAAGGTGGtctattttgaaattattacaCTGAAAATAGGGCTGTGTCACCAAAATATAGAAAGTGGCAGTTTTACTTGGACTAGGATGTTTACGGTTACTATCTCAGATGTTAAATGCAGCATGAGATTTTAAGCTCCAAAAGATTAATTGTTCTAAAACCTGATCTGAGCCATCTCATCACAGCTGTTTAGGTTCCAATATGCATGTCTAGATGCCAGTTAAAAAGATGCTGGGATTCAATATTTAGTCATCCAGGAAGAAGTAGTTTCCACTCTTCTTTTGTTCCACATccttgggaagagaaaaaaggtcACCATTACTTAAACTAGTCTTTGGCAGACTTGAACATAACTAAAATTACTCTTACTAGTTTCACATGCTgtttttccagcacagcagaactACACGGTCAATCTGTATTTTGttccatattttaaaatctggctTCGTATTAAACAATCACGGCTCCTGTACTGTAAAGGTGCTCCTCTCTTACCTTGATGGAATTGAGTTTGTTTATTCTTGGTCTGTAATTGTTGGGGTCTCTTCTAAAAGTGATTTCAAGCTGAGATAAAAACTTATTCATTCCAGCCAAAAGAGTCTGTGGACTGTTGAGAGAGAAGGATATTTTAGCTACATTTCCAGAAGTTTTATATTATGTGATTACAGGCAACTCTGATTTCCATCCTGAGCTCACTCAGGTCTGGGAAAGCAAATGTGAGCCATATTTGACATACCCTGATGTGCTACATTTTTAGTCAAACCCTGTCTCAGATGCTGCTGAAAGATGAAAGTAGTTCTCATTGTGCCcattactttctttttattttgtatctaCATATGTGTGCTGGTAGACTGATTTACATTCAAGGGAATGAAAAAAGCCGAACACTTGCACCATAAACAAAATCTAAGAAAGACCATAACACAACTTTCTCAATATAAGTGAATGattgtgattttttaattacaacATGTGTATTCTTGGAAGGAATATCACCAAAGCCAGGGTAGCAGACACATGGCAGACTAATGTGTTTTACTTCATCTGGCTTGTGCCAAGTACGCATTGTTCTAAAAGCCTGGTTTCTGATAAGGCTGCCCTTTGCAATCTACATGAAACTATTTACAGGAACAAAAGTAGACGTCAAAAGGGACAGCTCTGAAAGAGTAAAACAATGCACACTGCATGTTGGCATCAAGACTGGCCCTTCACTACATCTGCATTCAGGTATCACTGCTTTAATACATCTGAAAGTTATTTTCAGAAGGGTAGTTTAAAGTTGgtaattttttcattccttgaTTTCTTGTGATTGTTATTTAGCCATCATGCAGTTGCTTAAGGCTGGTCTAGTTCTTGAGGGTTTGGTTATGTTCTCTAACCCTGCCCCAGGTCTGATTTAGGCAGCCTGTAAGCAAGGATCAATCCAATTTCTGTTCCATGATTCAAAACAGAAGTCAGAACCCTCGGGATAGCCTTGGATGCAGCTTAAGTTTCCACAGGCAAGTATGACAATCTTGCTTAATAATCCCAGTGGATCTCTTACCTGTTTGCCAGTGTGTTCTTGGAAGGAATGCCATCAAAAACAATCACACGATCAGCAAGATATGTAGCCATGATAAAATCATGTTCTACcacaaaagctgtttttttaGCATGGAGAATGAAACTGAAacgagggggaaaaaagaagagagagtaATGTGAACTCATTGTCATACTACTGCAGATTTCAGTTCCTTGCCCACCATGTGTACTCACCGTTTAATGACTCTGGCAGCCATCAGACGCTGTTCAGAGTCCAGATATGCTGAGGGCTCATCAATCAGATAAACATCTGCAGGTTTACCCAGACAAAGAGCTAAGGCCACACGCTGCAACTCACCACCAGACAGCGTCTGAACCTGGTGGTGTGGGGGGAAACAAGGCCATGCTTAGTTCAGGTAAGGTTGAGAGTTAAGACAATGAGGATGCTGATTCAAGCAATTAGTACCTCCTGGTCAATGATGTTTTCTATCTGAAGAGGTTTCATCACATCCGTTACAAACTGGGGGTGTGTATAGGCATCTCTGATCTTCTCATGCAGCAGCTGACGGACACTTCCCTGGcaaaaggaaaatgctgctaTTCAGTTTTAGGCACCACAAGTAAACaagcagaaacagaatttaaaaaaaatgtctaaaatagatatagatataaaataggcataaaataatttctattggTGCATTTTGTAGCAAACACAATACTTAATAAATAAGGCTGAAATGTACCGTAGATTTAGGGCTGATTTTCTGTGGTTTGTAGCTGACATTTAGGACTGGAACCTCACctataaaaagacaaaattaatgaAGTAAACAAGAGAGTTTCCAGTATCCTTCAAATAGGTTTCAGCTTGGGTATAACTCATTACCTCCTTCATCAGGTGTAAGTCTTCCTGCAAGCATTCGGATAAATGTCGTTTTCCCAgttcctaaaataaaatataagctACACATTAATCACTTTTCAGTAATTTAGACCTCTAACAAATAAGTCACTgatacaacaacaacaaagactATTTATAACACagattacattttaaaattaggcTGCTTTGAGATTTTCAATATTAACTTCCAGCACTTGCTATTACTGCTTTTTCAAATGGAAGAGACATCTTAAAACTACTACCTAAGTTTTCAAAATGGGGTAACAAACATGGTGGCACCGTTAACACTCAGTAACTTCACATTCTTTCTAGTCAGGGGAATCATGCTGTGGTATCTTCACCAGGTAACAAGCAACTCAACCTGACTCAAACCCAGTAATTTTGAAGCCTGGCTTCAAAGGTGAAGAAGGGCTTTAGGAGCATATTCCAGGCTGGAGAAGCAGTTTCCAACATAAATTGCACTTACCATTTTCCCCTAACATCACCATAATTTCAGAGTCGGTGAATTCTCCAGCTACTATGGATAGTTCAAATTCtcccatcttttttttcattcctgggTATTTGTACATACACATCTTTTTAACCTCTTCTTCGTTAGCTGTCTCAGCTACTTTAAATACCAGAGATGCATCTCGAAACCTTAGATTTTCTGTTGGAACATAGCCAtctaggaaaatatttatgccTATGAcgggaggaaaaaaagatcatTAAAAGAGGTCTGTAACAAAGTAAAACAAGATGAATTTCAATTCCTGGCTGTAAATTCCATTCAGGTAATGAGAATGCTGGATTTTAACTGCTATGTTAAAAGAAGCAACAAGACCTCCTCTTTTAAGGTAAGCACATTATGCAAATTGAATGAAGAAAAGCCTTACTAAACTACAgaatggctggagcagctcttcctGAAAACCCACTGTTAGTGATGTGTGGGGGGTTTAAAGGAACTCCTGATCTTGGGCCCAGTCTCTCAAAGCCAGTTTTTACTGAGTCTCCATACTACAAATGGGGTCAATTCAGTTGAACACTACAAACCTCTCTACTGTGCAACCTCTCTCCTACCCCTTCTCTACTACTTATAGGTTCTTTTGTTAACTCATTCCACTGTTTACAAAACACCTGCAAGTATCAAAATTGTGTCCATAGCAAGAGAAAAAGGGCATTTCATAATGAAGGCTTTTGGGTTGAATTACAAATTTAGTATCATGTAACacagaaattctgcaaaaaaaaatcaaacaggtTTTTCATTCCTGACCTGTAACAGGAAGAGGACATGTTTATATAGCATACAACTGacattttgctgtcttttttgGGTatgtttaaaaagagaaattatggCAAGAATTACCTTCTCTTACGCTGAAAGGCATGGTAACAACACCATAAGCACTTGGCACACCATACAGGCAGCAGATAAAGTCAGAGAGATAATCTAACACACTTAGATCATGCTCTACAACAATAATGTACCTGAAAAACAGAGCCAGAGAGATGCTTTCTTACTtcaatgcaaaacatttttctttcctattttcttaCTCTAGTTTTACACAAACAAGGGCTATCAACATGATTTTAGTTAATGTAATTATATTAACTATATAATTTAGTTAATATAAAGTTTCTTCACTTTATACTAAAGAGGAGATAGTTCAAATCTCTCacaagcatttttaaaactgtcCAATAAACACATGAATGATAAACTGAAAGTCCATCTTCAGTGTAAACTGGCAGCTTCTTTACATACAGTAAATGGAAATCTTTCTGAGAAAGGGATGAAACAGCAATATTCAGGTGAAAAGTAACCACCAACATTTTCCCATCCTTATCACAAAATTTTCAAACAGGACAAGAAACTACAGGATATAAGTTTCCAAAATGCAAAAGAATAGAATATTACTGACTTGGAATATTTGAAACATCTGTTTGTAGCATACTGAGAAATGAGCACTTCTGAGGGGATGGACTGAATGTTTCTTCCCTCTGTAAGCAGTCATGCATTATTAGAGTCTGGCAAAACATCTGAGGCTTGTATTTACCTGTCAGGGTTTATTAGGGACCGAATAGTAATGGCAGCCTTCAAGCGCTGCTTGACATCCAAGTAGCTGGAAGGTTCATCAAACATGAAGCTAATCCCAAAAAGAAGAGTGAAGTCTTAGTGAATGCAAGCTTTCTACTTATTCAAACATAATATTAACATTTCAACCATTAAATGCAcggaaataaaaaattatcattatttatACTGAGAAAGGGAGGCAAGGAATGAGAATTGTGCACACCTGCCTTCATTCTCTGTAAACTGTCACGTGGAAGTGAGTTAAGTATCACTCTGCCAAAAGCTCTGACAGTTATCAAAAGTTTACAAGAATCAGCAGTTAGGATTCACTTTGAGTTATCTTAAATTTAACTTGAACTAAAAAGTGCAAAAATGCTTTAGAAGACTGGAAGGAAGCCATCTTCcgaaaagagaaaaaactgaaCAAGGAAACCCACTTGAAATTCACACCAACCAACCAAGAACAGCAGCCcaagcagaacaaaaccaaccaaccaaaaattcATGAAAACCAAAACCCTGTAACTCTTCTGATCTTGCTTTCTTGGTCCCAAGGAGTCAGGAAACAACAAAGATTAGGCAGTAATTCCTGCTTGCAAGACAGGAAAGGAGGGACTCAAGTTCCACGAGGTGGGGAAGCAGCTGTACCTTTCAGAGAGGCTAAAGGAGGTATGCTGTCCAACAAGATACATTTAAGTGGGACTAGGGAGCAGTTATGAGGTTGTGATGCTGAAATCTAACACTGGCTTCTGATAAATAAAAGTATACAGAATCCAGAGATTACATAGGAAGTAAATATGGCTTTCAGCTGGTGAGTTGgcaaaagttgtttttttcaaataatttttaaacattatttaatagttattaattatttttcaatatttcaaataaaagtaTAATTGTTAAGAATAAGTGTAAATTTGAGGACCATATTCAGACAGATTATTAGAAGCAATGTGTAACAGAAGTAAATTAAACATACATATCAGCCTTCTGAATGCAAACAACTGCACAAGCAAATCTCTGAAGTTCTCCTCCTGAAAGGTCctcaacatttctttctttcaggtGTGTTAAGTCTGCAAATAAGCGGTTAATTTTAGGCATTTTATAACCAACACAAGAATCCTTATTCTTATTACCTACAGAAACATGTATAAACATAGCAAACATtctacagagaagaaaagaaaacagagagtaAGCATTCACTTTATAAAGCATCAGTATCATACTGCTAATACTAAGTCACAGCAAGCTATGGTTTCTCTGCAGCATTAGTTTCATGGTTGCTGCTTCTCATGCAGCAGGAAGGATTACGTCTCTGTTTCTTCTTCCACCATATATTTGGTAAAGATTTCTGGCCCTTAAAAGAAACTGTACCAGTTCTGGAAGTGTTACCTGTTAGAGttctgatttttgggaaaatcAAGCCACTCAAACCTTAGAGCAGATGGGTGAAGCAGGTATTTTCTAAGCAGTTTAATGAACATCACATTTCTTCTTGATTCTGTCACTAATAAATTGTGGGAGTCAAAGCCTCTGTTCTTTGTGGCACAATGGCAGCCCCACCTTCACTACTCAGTTCCACCAAAGAGAATACCATTGTGAATTTAGCAACGACTAAATTTAGTAACAACTAAATGCAAAACACCTATAAAACATTACTAGGGCTGGACtatgcagatatttttattaattgtaTTAATCTCAGAAATCAGTGCTACTCTCACTAAAATTAGATTATATGAGCTTTGGGGGGAGTGTGGTATATTAGGATAACATTTTTTACATGCAGTGGTTCTCCTGAGGAGAATGCTGAGATTTTGTCACATTTGTGAGCAAGCAAGAGCTGCAGATGTTAAACGGAATTTttccagatttaaaaataagcacTTTCTACTATGAAACAGAAACTGCATTAGATTCTGTTAACTAGCATGTATCAACTAGTCTGCCACCAGAAAGTATTATTTGTGTTATTTATATTACAGCATGCACCTGGGCTTTACACTGAAGaacctttttatcttttttttagAGTTGGTATAATTTACATATTCTATCACATTA encodes:
- the ABCE1 gene encoding ATP-binding cassette sub-family E member 1 — encoded protein: MADKLTRIAIVNHDKCKPKKCRQECKKSCPVVRMGKLCIEVTSQSKIAWISETLCIGCGICIKKCPFGALSIVNLPSNLEKETTHRYCANAFKLHRLPIPRPGEVLGLVGTNGIGKSTALKILAGKQKPNLGKYDDPPDWQEILTYFRGSELQNYFTKILEDDLKAIIKPQYVDQIPKAAKGTVGSILDRKDETKTQTVVCQQLDLTHLKERNVEDLSGGELQRFACAVVCIQKADIFMFDEPSSYLDVKQRLKAAITIRSLINPDRYIIVVEHDLSVLDYLSDFICCLYGVPSAYGVVTMPFSVREGINIFLDGYVPTENLRFRDASLVFKVAETANEEEVKKMCMYKYPGMKKKMGEFELSIVAGEFTDSEIMVMLGENGTGKTTFIRMLAGRLTPDEGGEVPVLNVSYKPQKISPKSTGSVRQLLHEKIRDAYTHPQFVTDVMKPLQIENIIDQEVQTLSGGELQRVALALCLGKPADVYLIDEPSAYLDSEQRLMAARVIKRFILHAKKTAFVVEHDFIMATYLADRVIVFDGIPSKNTLANSPQTLLAGMNKFLSQLEITFRRDPNNYRPRINKLNSIKDVEQKKSGNYFFLDD